One window of Methanothermobacter tenebrarum genomic DNA carries:
- the vorB gene encoding 3-methyl-2-oxobutanoate dehydrogenase subunit VorB, producing MATQMVKGNTAVIIGAMYAGCDCYFGYPITPASEILHEAAKYFPMVGRKFVQAESEEAAINMVYGAAAAGHRVMTASSGPGISLKQEGISFLAGAELPAVIVDVMRAGPGLGNIGPEQADYTQLVKGGGHGNYKNIVLAPNSVQEMCDLTMEAFELADKYRTPVIVLADAVLGQMAEPLKFPEKAIEHEPDTSWAVCGNKETMKNLVTSIFLDFDELEEFNFYLQEKYEQIKENEAKYESYMLDDAQIILVAYGISSRISRTAIDITRREGIKVGLFRPITVSPFPEDELSRLSEDNPKFISVEMSNGQMLEDIRLATGCKDIELVNRMGGNLIQLEDVVKKIREVAHGR from the coding sequence ATGGCGACACAGATGGTGAAAGGGAACACAGCAGTTATCATAGGGGCCATGTACGCTGGATGCGACTGCTACTTCGGGTATCCAATAACCCCAGCCAGTGAAATACTCCACGAAGCCGCTAAATACTTCCCAATGGTCGGCAGAAAATTCGTGCAAGCAGAATCCGAAGAAGCAGCTATAAACATGGTATATGGGGCAGCCGCGGCAGGCCACCGTGTAATGACAGCATCATCAGGGCCAGGGATAAGCCTCAAACAAGAGGGAATATCATTCCTCGCAGGCGCAGAACTCCCAGCAGTTATAGTCGATGTAATGAGGGCCGGCCCAGGACTCGGTAACATAGGACCCGAACAAGCCGATTACACCCAACTAGTCAAAGGTGGCGGGCACGGAAACTATAAAAATATCGTGCTAGCCCCCAATAGTGTCCAGGAAATGTGCGACCTTACAATGGAAGCATTTGAACTCGCAGACAAGTACAGGACGCCGGTTATTGTGCTGGCGGACGCTGTTCTTGGACAAATGGCAGAACCCCTGAAATTCCCAGAGAAGGCCATAGAACATGAACCAGACACTAGCTGGGCGGTCTGCGGCAACAAAGAGACCATGAAAAACCTTGTAACATCCATATTCCTCGATTTTGACGAGCTCGAAGAATTCAACTTCTACCTACAGGAGAAATACGAGCAAATAAAAGAAAACGAGGCGAAATACGAATCTTACATGTTAGATGATGCCCAGATCATCCTAGTAGCTTATGGTATAAGCAGTAGGATATCAAGGACAGCCATTGACATCACAAGAAGAGAAGGTATAAAAGTTGGACTATTCCGTCCAATAACAGTATCCCCATTCCCAGAGGACGAACTATCCAGGTTAAGCGAAGACAACCCAAAGTTCATATCAGTGGAGATGAGCAACGGCCAAATGCTAGAAGATATAAGATTGGCAACAGGATGCAAGGACATCGAACTAGTCAATAGGATGGGTGGAAACCTAATCCAACTAGAAGATGTTGTAAAAAAGATCAGGGAGGTAGCCCATGGCAGATGA
- a CDS encoding cobaltochelatase subunit CobN, with the protein MKKIILTATIFIAIAMINAASAAEVNGQIKEIYNETSGTYTSLDNAIPVENATIKLKYNGTIINETKTDKNGYYTIGFTPMTNPLQLEISYLTYKKATYTINGTCTINHTFMPDIAIISSAPEKAKILTSLGNRRIIYHDMWNPASAANDWILEYVNFAYLDMAMPGTGWGDSWYPYLLRSPANRNFKIAAAFGYPTDTDSDPWGGTGLHLLGGTPEAPENDTPDTIENTYIASYWALASGSATKENLENMIKYIYYLLGETSYNPVEHGEGPIMAAPDWGLYHPDHGVAGIIPTRDQIKNWIEINPGLLPPYDSLKWIDEDYTTWASEQRWNLYNRFGEWYNQTQNITGPFIVVVSYSPSPVVDAIIREAEKNGRAAFCLYQGATNPPVTSFLGELVTGKPLGRDINAIISLYSWSLNYANLPNGGALQELTMMNIPVIKGVQLYDNSSLTNPLGAQYEWTWQVTIPSFEGVFSPILVSYTDNQGEEIPLEAGVKKIVDIADKWAKLRELENSTKRLAIIVYNYPPGKDGLTASYLDVFQSLHELLTKLKENGYNTGEIPSPEELYTLLIECGNKGTWAKPLLEEYISEHKTVLEENGQLINLETYLRWFNGLPGELKEEVIKKWGEPPGEVMTTNGTIVIPGIVLGNIFIGIQPSRGWEEAQDYHNSYLPPHHQYIAFYKWIEEVFRANAMIHLGTHGTLEWLPGRMIGLTEEDWPFQLTNLPNIYPYIVSNPGEGLVAKDRSNALIIDHMTPAMVQSGLYGDLIEIHDLIHQYQNALKVGNMQILPELENEIKTKASKLGFKISGNFEEALEELHLRLHEIENDIIPLGLHSLGKVLSGEELIEEVFTIASSRSDLLENVKRKLYPSLTLSYSEMSTDASYEDEVKNIKETAKEWIRSIVNGTIPDDIDVNDLQFINDTINKIKANREWQNLLDALNGCFIEPGLAGDPAWSDVLPTGVNFYAANPKKMPTKAAWETAKKIVDNLLIDYYKVHGKFPELVGMVMWGTELLRTDGLAIAEFLYLLGVKPVWNPNGDLNPEPVLMSPSELKIVVDGVEIQRPRIDVFVTAVTGYQGWIDLMNRAVELAASANDTINYVKKHYEECQSLDRVFGLRGLVLEGTGVSDLLPNTSKWQLTSELADVYLSRVSYAWRSTATGISIQQNKGTFQYLLKNMDLMTQNLDSTWRLLDTDDYYDWFGGMLLASRQLGGNPHTSLVDIRNKNTIITRSIEEEVELEIRSQLLNPRYMDSLLGSPSGWMEYASRYKNAFAIAVTSNSISEQLWTQMAENLLTPRFGAPGPYGAFAVQSMIGWVLEANRRGIWTPSDSSLVTSLVDRYIGIANQYGVACCHHTCGNIVFNQWLVSVSSLNSAALQKFAGVFAAATGAKLVVPGGSETPGQPGVPGTPGQPSPGYTRSQGHGVSPGYTGGQGQAGGQTSSGAGSAAAATAEGAGPGPSARRSGRVFEVSASSAGGSGSQMPFYALLGVIGIVLLIGAGYFLKGQI; encoded by the coding sequence ATGAAAAAAATAATACTAACTGCCACAATCTTCATTGCCATTGCAATGATAAACGCAGCATCAGCCGCTGAAGTTAACGGCCAAATCAAAGAAATATACAATGAAACAAGCGGAACCTACACCAGCCTAGATAATGCCATACCAGTCGAAAACGCGACCATAAAATTAAAATACAACGGGACAATCATAAATGAGACAAAAACAGACAAAAACGGCTACTACACCATAGGATTCACCCCCATGACCAACCCCCTCCAACTAGAGATATCCTATCTCACCTACAAAAAGGCCACCTACACCATCAATGGAACCTGCACAATAAACCATACATTCATGCCAGATATCGCCATCATAAGCTCAGCACCCGAGAAAGCAAAAATACTCACATCATTAGGCAACAGACGCATAATATACCATGACATGTGGAATCCCGCATCAGCAGCTAATGACTGGATACTAGAATATGTGAACTTCGCATACCTTGACATGGCAATGCCAGGCACAGGCTGGGGCGACTCATGGTACCCCTACCTACTAAGGAGCCCTGCAAACAGAAACTTCAAAATAGCAGCCGCCTTCGGGTACCCCACAGACACGGACAGCGACCCCTGGGGCGGCACCGGACTCCACCTCCTCGGGGGAACGCCAGAAGCGCCAGAAAACGACACACCAGACACCATTGAAAACACTTACATTGCAAGTTACTGGGCCCTTGCATCCGGATCAGCAACCAAGGAAAACCTTGAAAACATGATCAAATACATCTACTACCTCCTCGGTGAAACATCATACAATCCTGTTGAACATGGCGAGGGGCCAATAATGGCAGCGCCTGACTGGGGATTATATCATCCAGATCATGGCGTGGCAGGGATCATCCCCACACGAGACCAGATAAAAAATTGGATAGAAATAAACCCCGGACTACTACCACCATATGACAGCCTAAAATGGATAGATGAAGACTATACAACCTGGGCAAGTGAACAACGCTGGAACCTATACAATAGATTCGGGGAATGGTACAATCAAACGCAGAATATCACCGGACCATTCATTGTCGTGGTAAGCTATTCACCATCCCCAGTAGTTGATGCAATAATCAGAGAAGCCGAAAAAAATGGCAGAGCCGCCTTCTGCCTATATCAGGGTGCAACCAATCCACCCGTAACCTCATTCCTAGGAGAACTTGTAACTGGCAAACCACTTGGCAGAGACATAAACGCCATAATATCACTATACTCATGGTCCCTGAATTATGCCAACCTCCCTAATGGGGGCGCCCTCCAAGAACTCACAATGATGAACATTCCAGTGATCAAGGGCGTGCAACTATATGACAATTCAAGTCTCACCAACCCCCTCGGGGCACAATATGAATGGACATGGCAGGTTACAATACCAAGCTTCGAAGGCGTGTTCTCACCAATCCTAGTATCATACACAGACAATCAAGGCGAGGAAATCCCACTAGAAGCAGGTGTTAAAAAGATAGTGGACATCGCAGATAAATGGGCGAAGCTAAGAGAACTCGAAAACAGCACCAAAAGGTTGGCCATTATAGTATACAACTACCCCCCTGGAAAGGATGGGCTCACAGCATCCTACCTTGACGTCTTCCAAAGTTTACATGAACTACTCACCAAACTCAAAGAAAACGGTTACAATACAGGAGAAATACCATCCCCAGAAGAACTCTACACACTATTGATAGAATGCGGTAACAAGGGCACATGGGCAAAACCACTACTAGAAGAATACATTTCAGAACACAAAACCGTGCTAGAGGAAAACGGGCAACTCATAAACCTTGAAACATATCTTAGATGGTTCAACGGACTCCCAGGGGAACTAAAGGAAGAGGTTATCAAGAAATGGGGAGAACCACCCGGAGAGGTTATGACAACAAATGGGACCATAGTAATCCCAGGGATAGTCCTCGGGAACATCTTCATAGGGATACAACCAAGCCGCGGATGGGAAGAAGCACAAGACTACCATAACTCCTACTTACCACCACACCACCAATACATAGCATTCTACAAATGGATAGAAGAGGTTTTCAGAGCAAATGCCATGATACACCTCGGAACCCACGGAACCCTCGAATGGCTCCCAGGCCGCATGATAGGATTAACAGAGGAAGACTGGCCATTCCAACTCACGAACTTGCCAAACATCTACCCTTATATAGTCTCCAACCCTGGTGAAGGGCTCGTAGCGAAGGACAGGAGCAACGCGCTTATAATAGATCATATGACACCAGCAATGGTCCAAAGTGGCCTCTATGGTGATCTCATTGAAATCCATGATCTCATACACCAGTACCAGAACGCATTGAAAGTGGGTAACATGCAAATACTCCCTGAACTTGAAAATGAGATAAAGACAAAGGCTTCAAAGTTGGGCTTTAAAATTTCAGGCAACTTTGAAGAGGCTCTAGAAGAACTCCATCTGAGATTACATGAGATCGAAAATGATATAATACCCCTTGGACTCCATTCCCTCGGCAAGGTTCTCAGTGGAGAAGAGCTCATCGAAGAAGTTTTTACCATAGCATCTTCAAGGTCAGATCTTCTCGAAAATGTGAAAAGGAAACTATACCCTTCACTCACATTAAGCTATTCTGAAATGTCCACAGACGCATCCTATGAAGATGAAGTGAAAAATATCAAGGAAACAGCAAAGGAATGGATAAGGAGTATAGTAAATGGCACCATACCAGATGATATCGACGTTAATGACCTCCAATTCATAAATGATACAATAAATAAGATCAAAGCTAACAGAGAATGGCAGAATCTCCTAGATGCCCTGAATGGGTGCTTCATAGAACCTGGATTGGCAGGGGACCCTGCATGGAGTGATGTGTTGCCAACAGGCGTTAACTTCTATGCCGCCAACCCAAAGAAGATGCCTACAAAGGCTGCGTGGGAAACCGCCAAGAAGATCGTGGACAATCTACTCATAGACTATTATAAAGTCCATGGCAAGTTCCCAGAGCTCGTGGGCATGGTCATGTGGGGCACGGAACTATTACGGACAGACGGACTTGCAATAGCAGAATTCCTATACCTACTCGGTGTAAAGCCAGTTTGGAACCCTAACGGTGACTTGAACCCGGAACCCGTCCTTATGAGTCCATCAGAGCTTAAAATAGTAGTCGATGGTGTGGAGATACAGCGGCCAAGGATTGACGTTTTTGTAACAGCTGTCACAGGATACCAAGGTTGGATAGACTTGATGAATAGGGCTGTTGAACTGGCAGCTTCAGCCAATGACACCATAAATTATGTTAAAAAACACTATGAGGAATGCCAATCCCTCGACAGAGTATTTGGTCTAAGGGGACTTGTACTTGAAGGCACTGGAGTTTCAGATCTTCTACCAAACACTTCAAAATGGCAATTGACAAGTGAACTCGCCGATGTTTATCTTTCCAGGGTTTCATATGCCTGGAGGTCAACAGCCACCGGCATCAGTATACAGCAGAATAAGGGAACATTCCAATACTTGCTCAAAAATATGGATCTCATGACACAGAATCTTGACAGCACCTGGCGTTTGCTCGACACAGACGACTATTACGACTGGTTTGGTGGAATGTTACTCGCTTCAAGACAACTAGGTGGAAACCCACACACTTCACTCGTAGATATAAGAAACAAGAATACCATCATCACAAGAAGCATCGAAGAAGAAGTTGAATTGGAAATAAGGTCCCAGCTTCTTAATCCAAGGTACATGGATTCTCTCCTAGGTTCCCCAAGTGGTTGGATGGAATATGCTTCAAGGTACAAGAATGCATTCGCAATAGCCGTCACCAGCAATTCTATAAGCGAACAACTATGGACACAAATGGCTGAGAACCTTTTAACGCCAAGATTTGGCGCTCCAGGACCTTATGGGGCGTTCGCAGTCCAATCAATGATCGGATGGGTGCTTGAAGCTAACAGACGCGGGATATGGACCCCAAGTGACAGTAGCCTGGTGACAAGCCTCGTAGACCGGTACATAGGAATCGCAAACCAGTATGGTGTGGCTTGTTGTCATCACACCTGTGGTAATATTGTGTTTAATCAGTGGCTTGTGAGTGTTTCATCATTGAATTCTGCGGCTCTTCAAAAATTTGCAGGTGTTTTTGCAGCGGCTACTGGAGCGAAACTCGTTGTTCCAGGCGGGTCAGAGACTCCCGGACAACCAGGCGTGCCGGGCACCCCAGGACAACCAAGTCCTGGTTATACTCGTAGTCAGGGGCATGGTGTGAGTCCCGGTTATACTGGTGGTCAAGGACAGGCAGGTGGACAAACCAGTTCAGGAGCTGGAAGTGCTGCAGCCGCCACGGCTGAGGGTGCAGGGCCAGGACCATCTGCAAGGAGAAGTGGCAGGGTTTTTGAGGTCTCAGCATCATCTGCAGGGGGTTCAGGGAGTCAAATGCCATTTTATGCACTACTAGGTGTCATAGGCATCGTACTCCTCATAGGCGCCGGTTACTTCCTCAAAGGACAAATATGA
- a CDS encoding helix-turn-helix domain-containing protein produces the protein MKEKTKEIGARIKELRELSNITIEEMADHLGVPKETYEKYETGEEDIPASILFEVAHKLGVDMGLLLTGEEARMHIFTVTRKGKGVKVERRKQYKYESLAEKFIHKKAEPFIVTVEPREDKPEMNSHPGQEFNYILEGSIRFYIHDNEIILNEGDSIFFDSSYPHAMEALHGKRARFLAIIM, from the coding sequence ATGAAAGAGAAAACTAAAGAGATAGGTGCAAGAATCAAAGAATTAAGAGAACTTTCAAATATCACAATAGAAGAAATGGCAGACCATTTAGGGGTCCCTAAGGAAACCTATGAGAAATACGAGACAGGAGAGGAGGACATACCCGCCAGCATATTATTCGAGGTGGCCCATAAACTCGGTGTGGACATGGGCCTTCTTCTCACAGGAGAAGAGGCTAGAATGCATATTTTCACCGTCACAAGAAAGGGTAAAGGGGTTAAAGTTGAAAGGCGCAAACAATACAAGTATGAGAGCCTCGCTGAGAAATTCATCCACAAAAAGGCCGAACCATTCATAGTAACCGTAGAACCCCGAGAAGATAAACCAGAAATGAACAGCCACCCAGGACAAGAATTCAACTACATCCTAGAAGGTAGTATAAGATTCTATATCCACGATAATGAGATAATACTCAACGAGGGCGACTCAATATTCTTCGACTCATCATACCCCCATGCAATGGAGGCCCTCCACGGTAAAAGGGCACGATTCCTGGCCATAATAATGTAG
- a CDS encoding 4Fe-4S dicluster domain-containing protein: protein MEPYPVINPLECKGCERCILACKGKVLFMSDKINERGYHYVEYKGSGCKGCGNCYYTCPEPHAIEVHIPLKKRRN, encoded by the coding sequence ATGGAACCATATCCAGTAATCAATCCACTGGAATGTAAAGGATGTGAAAGATGCATACTCGCCTGTAAAGGTAAAGTACTCTTTATGAGTGATAAGATTAATGAGAGAGGATACCACTATGTAGAATACAAAGGAAGCGGATGTAAAGGTTGTGGAAACTGCTACTACACCTGTCCAGAACCCCACGCCATAGAAGTGCACATCCCACTCAAGAAGAGGAGGAACTGA
- a CDS encoding 2-oxoacid:acceptor oxidoreductase family protein, giving the protein MADERIIKKPKCIHDIFERKGGSAPTATHYCPGCGHGILHKLIGEAIDELGIQERTILISPVGCAVFAYYYFDCGNVQVAHGRAPAVGTGISRAEDDAIIILYQGDGDLASIGLNETIQAANRGEKMAVFFVNNTVYGMTGGQMAPTTLIGEPTITCPEGRDPKFAGYPLHMCELLNNLEAPVFIERVSLADIKHIRKAKRAVKRALEIQRDGKGYAFVEVLSPCPTNLRQDAEGAQRFINEEMEKEFPVKNFRDKTDKVEPIKRDNSDFSKESLDRIFQVDESLPEPEDDPEFEEIKVKIAGFGGQGVLSMGLALAQAACTESRHVSWYPAYGPEQRGGTSSCAVVISGRMIGSPVVDEPDILISFNQPSLEEFAHTVPEDGYILYDSTTIKYKGKGNIIGVPALKIAKSHGVERAANTVMLGVLMESGLTKISRRSFEEAIKFIFSGKKKIIDINLKLLDIGARWARENIKGSL; this is encoded by the coding sequence ATGGCAGATGAGAGGATCATCAAAAAACCAAAATGCATCCATGACATCTTCGAGAGAAAAGGTGGAAGCGCGCCCACAGCAACACACTACTGCCCAGGCTGTGGACACGGCATACTACACAAGCTCATAGGAGAAGCCATAGACGAACTAGGAATACAAGAGAGAACAATCCTCATAAGCCCTGTTGGATGCGCAGTCTTCGCATATTATTATTTTGACTGTGGTAACGTACAAGTGGCCCATGGAAGAGCGCCAGCCGTGGGCACAGGAATATCACGTGCAGAAGATGACGCCATCATAATACTCTACCAGGGGGATGGGGACCTCGCATCAATCGGCTTAAACGAGACAATACAAGCCGCCAACAGAGGAGAGAAAATGGCGGTATTCTTCGTTAACAACACAGTATATGGTATGACAGGAGGCCAAATGGCCCCAACAACACTTATAGGCGAGCCAACCATAACATGCCCAGAGGGTAGAGATCCAAAATTCGCAGGCTACCCATTACATATGTGCGAATTACTCAACAACCTAGAAGCGCCTGTATTTATTGAGAGAGTCTCCCTGGCTGATATAAAGCATATTAGGAAGGCTAAAAGGGCTGTTAAAAGAGCCCTTGAGATACAACGTGACGGTAAAGGTTATGCATTCGTTGAGGTTTTATCTCCATGCCCAACAAACCTGCGCCAGGATGCTGAAGGCGCCCAGAGGTTTATAAACGAGGAAATGGAGAAGGAATTCCCTGTTAAAAATTTCAGGGACAAGACCGATAAGGTAGAACCCATCAAACGTGACAATAGCGATTTCTCCAAAGAAAGCCTTGACAGGATATTCCAAGTAGACGAGTCCCTCCCAGAACCCGAGGACGACCCGGAATTCGAGGAAATAAAGGTGAAAATAGCCGGATTCGGGGGTCAGGGGGTGCTTAGCATGGGCTTGGCCCTTGCACAGGCGGCTTGCACAGAATCAAGGCACGTTTCATGGTATCCTGCTTATGGACCCGAGCAGAGGGGTGGAACCTCAAGCTGTGCAGTTGTAATATCAGGCAGAATGATAGGCTCGCCAGTAGTAGATGAACCAGACATACTAATCTCATTCAACCAACCTTCACTCGAAGAATTCGCCCACACCGTCCCAGAGGACGGTTACATCCTATATGACTCCACAACCATAAAATACAAGGGCAAGGGTAATATCATCGGCGTTCCAGCCCTTAAAATCGCGAAAAGCCACGGAGTAGAAAGGGCTGCTAACACGGTCATGTTAGGGGTTCTCATGGAATCAGGCCTCACCAAAATCTCCAGAAGATCATTCGAAGAGGCTATAAAATTCATATTCAGTGGAAAAAAGAAAATCATAGACATAAACTTGAAACTATTGGATATAGGGGCCAGATGGGCCCGAGAAAACATAAAGGGGAGCTTATAA
- the gatD gene encoding Glu-tRNA(Gln) amidotransferase subunit GatD, translated as MAYRGFAKKVLEKESVKIGDKIRVKKDDITYEGMLLDRPEDADDKHLILKLDNGYNIGVELERASIELLEEGSRPRIKLPPVDVERNPQLPDISIISTGGTVASIIDYQTGAVHPAFTADDLLRANPELLDIANIRGKAIFNILSENMRPEYWVRAAHAIADEIEDGAHGIVVAHGTDTMHYTAAALSFILKTPVPIILTGAQRSSDRPSSDAHLNLISSVIAAKSDIAEVMVCMHASIDDKSCHLHRGTKVRKMHTSRRDTFKSINTTPIAEIKDNKIKILREDYKKRGLEELQIRDKIEPRVALIKTYPGINPEILEYYIDKDYKGIVIEGTGLGHCPEDLIPAIERANEMDIIIAMASQCINGRVNMNVYSTGRRLLRAGVIPVADMLPETAYVKLIWALGQSSDPKTVKNIMLKNISGEIEDKSSLRHFQG; from the coding sequence ATGGCCTATAGGGGTTTTGCAAAAAAAGTACTCGAAAAAGAATCTGTTAAAATCGGTGACAAAATCCGTGTGAAAAAGGATGATATAACCTATGAGGGAATGCTACTTGACAGGCCAGAGGATGCCGATGACAAACACCTCATACTAAAACTAGATAACGGCTACAATATCGGAGTAGAACTAGAAAGAGCCAGCATAGAATTATTAGAGGAAGGTTCAAGGCCGAGGATAAAGCTCCCACCAGTCGATGTTGAAAGAAACCCCCAACTCCCAGACATCTCAATAATATCAACAGGCGGCACCGTAGCATCAATCATAGATTATCAAACAGGTGCTGTTCACCCAGCATTCACAGCAGACGACCTACTAAGGGCAAACCCAGAACTCCTAGACATCGCCAATATACGTGGAAAGGCAATATTTAACATTCTAAGTGAGAACATGCGCCCAGAATATTGGGTTAGAGCCGCACATGCCATAGCAGATGAAATAGAAGATGGAGCCCATGGCATAGTAGTGGCCCATGGAACAGATACCATGCACTATACAGCAGCAGCACTAAGCTTCATCCTAAAAACCCCCGTACCAATAATCCTTACAGGAGCGCAACGAAGCTCCGACAGACCATCCTCCGACGCACACCTCAACCTTATAAGTTCAGTCATAGCAGCGAAATCCGACATAGCCGAAGTCATGGTTTGTATGCACGCCAGCATAGATGATAAAAGCTGCCACCTACACCGGGGAACAAAAGTAAGGAAAATGCACACCTCAAGAAGGGACACCTTCAAAAGCATAAACACCACACCCATAGCAGAAATCAAAGACAACAAAATAAAGATCCTAAGAGAAGACTATAAAAAGAGGGGCCTAGAAGAACTCCAAATCAGAGACAAGATAGAACCAAGGGTAGCACTAATAAAAACCTACCCCGGTATAAACCCTGAAATATTAGAATACTACATTGACAAAGACTATAAAGGGATAGTAATAGAGGGCACAGGCCTTGGACATTGCCCAGAGGACCTCATACCCGCCATCGAACGTGCGAACGAAATGGACATCATAATCGCCATGGCATCACAATGCATCAATGGTAGAGTAAACATGAATGTCTATAGCACCGGCAGAAGACTGCTCAGGGCTGGTGTGATACCAGTAGCCGACATGCTACCCGAGACAGCCTACGTAAAACTTATATGGGCCCTCGGCCAAAGCAGCGACCCCAAGACCGTGAAGAATATAATGCTTAAGAATATTAGTGGCGAGATCGAGGACAAATCATCACTCAGACACTTCCAAGGGTGA
- a CDS encoding AMP-binding protein, with amino-acid sequence MASILGKFVNRIEFDSYEDFKENFKIIVPESFNFAYDVVDWYAQKHPRKEALVWCNDHGDERIINFKEMKEYSEKAANFFKECGIKKGDRVMLTLKGRYDFWFALLGLHRIGAIAIPATHMLKEKDIIYRVKKVDIKMVVCIAEDGVPDCFDRAHEEMGNIPLIKAIVGDEDRPGWTNFREKVEKMPKTFKKPEDYPSDDDILLVYFSSGTTGMPKMIKHDHTYPLAHIVTAKYWQNVREDGLHYTVADTGWAKSVWGGIYGQWICGSAVFAYDYDRFNPMNMLEKLEKYNITTFCAPPTVYRFLIKEDISKYDLSSIEYAVTAGEPLNPEVFHKFYEQTGLKLMEGYGQTESVVSIANFPWMEPKPGSMGKPVPLYDIELVDNNGNPVDVGEEGEIVIDTSKGKPLGLFGGYYRDEEKTKEVWYDNKYHTGDTAWKDEDGYFWFVGRTDDMIKSSGYRIGPFEVESAVISHPAVLECAVTGYPDPIRGQVVKATIVLARGYEPSEKLKKEIQDHVKRVTAPYKYPRVIEFVDELPKTISGKIRRVEIRERDMKKAGEQ; translated from the coding sequence ATGGCATCAATACTAGGAAAATTCGTCAACAGGATAGAATTTGACTCATATGAGGACTTCAAGGAAAACTTCAAAATAATAGTACCAGAAAGTTTTAATTTCGCCTATGACGTAGTTGACTGGTACGCCCAAAAACACCCACGAAAGGAAGCCCTAGTATGGTGTAACGATCACGGAGACGAACGCATAATAAACTTCAAAGAGATGAAAGAATACTCAGAAAAGGCAGCCAACTTCTTCAAAGAATGTGGGATAAAAAAAGGCGACAGGGTAATGCTAACCCTAAAGGGCAGATACGACTTCTGGTTCGCCCTCCTAGGCCTCCACAGGATAGGGGCCATCGCAATCCCAGCAACCCACATGCTAAAAGAAAAGGACATAATATACCGTGTAAAAAAGGTGGATATAAAGATGGTGGTCTGCATAGCCGAAGACGGTGTCCCAGACTGTTTCGACAGGGCACACGAGGAGATGGGTAACATCCCCCTCATAAAGGCTATTGTAGGCGACGAGGACAGGCCAGGTTGGACTAACTTCAGGGAAAAAGTCGAGAAGATGCCGAAAACCTTTAAAAAACCTGAAGATTATCCATCAGATGATGACATACTACTAGTATATTTCTCATCAGGGACCACCGGGATGCCCAAGATGATAAAACATGATCACACCTATCCCCTAGCTCATATAGTCACTGCAAAGTATTGGCAGAACGTCCGAGAAGACGGTCTACACTATACAGTAGCTGATACAGGATGGGCCAAATCAGTATGGGGTGGGATCTATGGCCAATGGATCTGTGGAAGCGCAGTATTCGCCTATGACTATGACCGTTTCAACCCCATGAACATGTTAGAAAAACTAGAAAAATATAATATAACAACATTCTGCGCCCCACCCACAGTATACAGGTTCCTAATAAAAGAAGACATTTCAAAGTATGATCTTTCAAGCATAGAATATGCCGTGACGGCAGGAGAACCCCTAAACCCAGAGGTCTTCCATAAATTCTATGAACAAACAGGCCTGAAACTCATGGAAGGCTACGGGCAGACAGAATCCGTCGTATCCATCGCCAACTTCCCATGGATGGAACCCAAACCAGGATCAATGGGAAAACCAGTCCCGTTATATGATATAGAATTAGTTGACAATAACGGGAACCCAGTAGATGTGGGAGAAGAAGGGGAGATAGTCATAGACACCTCAAAGGGCAAACCATTAGGACTCTTCGGCGGCTACTACCGCGACGAAGAAAAAACAAAGGAAGTATGGTACGATAACAAATACCATACAGGTGACACAGCATGGAAGGACGAAGACGGATACTTCTGGTTCGTCGGGAGAACCGACGACATGATAAAAAGTTCAGGGTACCGTATAGGACCATTCGAAGTCGAAAGCGCGGTCATATCCCATCCAGCCGTCCTAGAATGTGCAGTTACAGGCTACCCAGACCCTATCAGGGGACAAGTAGTAAAGGCTACAATAGTACTCGCCAGAGGATATGAACCATCAGAAAAACTCAAAAAAGAAATACAAGACCACGTAAAGAGGGTTACAGCCCCCTACAAGTATCCTCGTGTAATAGAATTTGTTGATGAACTACCCAAGACCATCAGTGGCAAAATAAGGAGAGTTGAGATAAGAGAAAGAGACATGAAAAAAGCAGGAGAACAATAA